The following proteins are encoded in a genomic region of Triticum dicoccoides isolate Atlit2015 ecotype Zavitan chromosome 1B, WEW_v2.0, whole genome shotgun sequence:
- the LOC119323046 gene encoding ocs element-binding factor 1-like, whose protein sequence is MSSPSRRSSSPESNIDGGSGSGSAGDERKRKRMLSNRESARRSRARKQQRMEELIAEASRLQAENARVEAQIGAYTTELTKVDGENAVLRARHGELAGRLQALGGVLEIFHVAGAPVDIPEIPDPLLRPWQSPFAPQLAAAGGMPDAFQF, encoded by the coding sequence ATGTCGTCGCCGTCGCGCCGGAGCTCCAGCCCCGAGAGCAACATcgacggcggcagcggcagcggctccGCCGGTGACGAGCGCAAGCGCAAGAGGATGCTGTCCAACAGGGAGTCGGCGAGGCGGTCCCGCGCGCGCAAGCAGCAGCGGATGGAGGAGCTCATCGCCGAGGCCAGCCGCCTCCAGGCCGAGAACGCGCGCGTGGAGGCCCAGATCGGCGCCTACACGACCGAGCTGACCAAGGTTGACGGCGAGAACGCCGTGCTCCGCGCGCGCCACGGCGAGCTCGCCGGGCGGCTGCAGGCGCTCGGCGGCGTCCTGGAGATCTTCCATGTGGCCGGTGCGCCCGTTGACATCCCAGAGATCCCGGACCCGCTGCTCCGCCCATGGCAGTCCCCGTTTGCGCCCCAGCTGGCCGCCGCCGGTGGCATGCCGGACGCGTTCCAGTTCTGA
- the LOC119323052 gene encoding homeobox protein knotted-1-like 10 has translation MEDLYSIHPGISRRGEGGAACSVASGVAGDASSPPPPPPPADLTELMKAQIAGHRRYPSLLSAYIECRKVGAPPEVASLLEEIGRPVRRGGGAAAAAEEIGLDPELDEFMEAYCRLLSQYKEELSRPLDGAASLLTTIRWQLTKLCGGGATATSPHSDEMVESSEDEPCSGDTGASDAGMQEQSSRLANRELREMLLNKYSGCLSHLRTEFLKKRKKGKLPKDARLALIDWWNTHYRWPYPTEEDKVRLAAMTGLDPRQINNWFVNQRKRHWKPSEDMRFALTEGVAGGEGGSSSSTALCFGTDSMR, from the exons ATGGAGGATCTGTACAGCATCCACCCGGGGATCTCGCGCCGAGGCGAGGGCggcgcggcctgcagcgtggcgtcAGGGGTCGCCGGTGATGCCagctctcctccccctcccccgccaccGGCAGATCTGACGGAGCTGATGAAGGCGCAGATCGCCGGGCACCGCCGCTACCCCTCCCTCCTCTCCGCCTACATCGAATGCCGCAAG GTGGGAGCGCCGCCGGAGGTAGCTTCGCTGCTGGAGGAGATCGGCCGGCCAGTGAGGCGCGGCGGaggtgccgctgccgccgccgaggagatcggcctcgaccccgagctcgacGAGTTCATG GAGGCGTACTGCCGGCTGCTGTCGCAGTACAAGGAGGAGCTGTCCCGGCCGTTGGACGGAGCCGCTTCCTTACTCACCACCATTCGCTGGCAGCTCACGAAGCTCTGCGGCGGCGGCGCCACCGCCACCTCGCCGCACTCCG ATGAAATGGTGGAGTCATCGGAGGACGAGCCGTGCTCAGGGGACACCGGTGCATCCGATGCTGGAATGCAAGAGCAGAGCTCCCGGTTGGCCAACCGCGAGCTCAGGGAAATGCTGCTGAACAAGTACAGCGGCTGCCTCAGCCACCTCCGGACCGAGTtcctgaagaagaggaagaaaggaaagCTCCCCAAGGATGCTCGGCTTGCTCTCATAGACTGGTGGAACACACACTACCGCTGGCCTTACCCCACG GAAGAGGATAAGGTGAGGCTCGCCGCGATGACGGGCCTCGACCCGAGGCAGATCAACAACTGGTTCGTCAACCAGAGGAAGCGGCATTGGAAGCCGTCGGAGGACATGCGATTCGCGCTCACGGAGGGTGTCGCCGGAGGAGAAGGGGGATCCTCTTCCAGTACGGCACTCTGCTTCGGCACGGACAGCATGAGATAG